One genomic region from Erythrobacter mangrovi encodes:
- a CDS encoding alpha/beta fold hydrolase, giving the protein MTLQPGPTSQTFISQRLRLHYLDWGNRGKPPLVLVHGGRDHARSWDWVAEQLRDDWHVVAMDHRGHGDSDWVSDGNYSAGDMVYDLAQLIHQLGVGPITIVSHSMGGNVSLRYAGTFPDMVKKIVAIEGLGPSPKRQAEMRAKPYPERLNEWIGKKRAASGRSPRKYESIETAFARMIEENSYLTEEQARHLTIHGVNRNEDGTYSWKFDPHLNVWPVEDVADEFLHQTWAAITAPTLLLYGANSWASNPEGDGRLEHFANAKVIEFADAGHWLHHDQFDLFMQTLREFL; this is encoded by the coding sequence ATGACGCTCCAGCCTGGCCCCACTTCGCAGACCTTCATCTCGCAGCGGCTTCGGCTGCACTATCTCGACTGGGGCAATCGCGGGAAACCGCCACTGGTGCTGGTCCATGGTGGGCGCGACCATGCGCGTAGCTGGGATTGGGTGGCCGAGCAGCTGCGCGACGATTGGCATGTGGTGGCGATGGATCACCGTGGGCATGGCGATTCGGATTGGGTCTCCGACGGCAATTATTCCGCCGGAGACATGGTCTATGACCTTGCGCAGCTGATCCACCAGCTTGGTGTTGGCCCGATAACGATCGTTAGTCATTCGATGGGCGGCAATGTCTCGCTGCGCTACGCGGGGACCTTCCCTGACATGGTGAAGAAGATCGTCGCCATCGAAGGCCTCGGCCCAAGCCCCAAGCGCCAGGCCGAAATGCGCGCGAAGCCTTATCCCGAGCGGCTCAACGAATGGATCGGCAAGAAGCGCGCCGCCTCCGGCCGTAGCCCGCGCAAGTATGAGAGCATCGAGACCGCCTTCGCCCGGATGATCGAGGAGAACAGCTACCTCACCGAGGAGCAGGCCCGTCACCTCACCATCCACGGGGTCAATCGCAACGAGGATGGCACCTATAGCTGGAAGTTCGACCCGCATCTCAATGTCTGGCCGGTCGAGGATGTGGCCGACGAGTTCCTGCACCAGACCTGGGCCGCAATCACCGCGCCGACGTTGTTGCTCTATGGCGCGAACAGCTGGGCATCGAACCCCGAGGGCGACGGACGGCTCGAGCATTTTGCCAATGCCAAGGTGATCGAGTTCGCCGATGCCGGGCACTGGTTGC